The following are encoded in a window of Castanea sativa cultivar Marrone di Chiusa Pesio chromosome 5, ASM4071231v1 genomic DNA:
- the LOC142637240 gene encoding uncharacterized protein LOC142637240, with product MLYMANICCSIETEPKTLNQGQLNRAREVAADVAEKMEPNEASTVFNEKLRPSFQIKDQEREKEEKELHEPVEKGDIIERPCQCLCPTAIVESPDQTSLKEPLSAPF from the exons ATGCTCTACATGGCTAACATCTGTTGCTCCATTGAAACAGAGCCCAAGACCCTGAATCAAGGACAACTTAACCGTGCCAGG GAAGTGGCTGCAGATGTTGCTGAAAAGATGGAACCAAATGAAGCGTCAACTGTATTCAATGAG AAATTAAGACCAAGCTTTCAAATAAAGGATCAAGAGCGAGAAAAGGAGGAAAAAGAACTTCACGAGCCTGTTGAGAAGGGTGACATTATTGAAAGACCTTGCCAATGCTTGTGCCCTACTGCCATTGTAGAATCCCCAGATCAAACGAGTCTTAAGGAACCCCTCTCAGCCCCATTTTGA